ACTGGGCCACGGAAGAGGCCCCGACCAGCGGAATCGTGGGTACCTCCGCATCGATCAGCCAGGCCAGCACCACCTGGTTGACCGTCGCGCCGGTCTGCTTCGCCACCTCCCGCAGCGCGGCCAGCCGGACCGGCGCGCTCGGCAGGTCGTACTCCGGGCCCAGTGGCTTGTCCGGGCGGGTGTACGCACCCCACAACAGCGACCCGTACGACACCAGGGTCAGGTCGGGCTCGGCCCGCAGATAGCTGATCAGGTCGCCGCCGACGGCACCCACGTTGCCGTCCGGGTCGAGGTCGGTCGGCCCGTCCAGCCGGCTCGGCAGGAAACTGCGGTGGTACTGGAGCACCTCGTACCCGGGCAAACCGGCCGCGGCGGCCACCGCGCGGGCCCGCTCCACCCGCCAGGCCCGGTGGTTGCTCGCACCCAGCAGCCCCACCGTGCCCTCGGCGACCAGCTCGGCGAAGCCCTCCACGGTCTCCTGCACCGGCACCCGGTGATCCTCGATGTGGGCGTAGAGCAGGTCCAGCTTCGCCACCCCGAGCCGCTCCCGGCTGCGCTCGGCGGACTCCCGGATCACCTTCGCCGACAGCCCCTCCGGGTTGTCGAGGTAGCTGGTGCCGGGGGCCAGTGGCCGCGCGCCGAGCTTGGTGGCGATGACGATCTCGTCGCCCACCCCTCGGCTGCGCCGCCACCGGCCCAGCAACTCCTCGCTGTCACCGCCCTGGCCACCGGTGATGAAGAACGCGTAGTTGTTCGACGTGTCGATGAAGGTGCCGCCCGCCTCGACGAACCGGTCCAGGATGGCGTACGAGGTGGCCTCGT
This DNA window, taken from Micromonospora sp. FIMYZ51, encodes the following:
- a CDS encoding aldo/keto reductase, whose product is MRYRTIGTDPRTRREVSVLSLGAMLFGTKTDEATSYAILDRFVEAGGTFIDTSNNYAFFITGGQGGDSEELLGRWRRSRGVGDEIVIATKLGARPLAPGTSYLDNPEGLSAKVIRESAERSRERLGVAKLDLLYAHIEDHRVPVQETVEGFAELVAEGTVGLLGASNHRAWRVERARAVAAAAGLPGYEVLQYHRSFLPSRLDGPTDLDPDGNVGAVGGDLISYLRAEPDLTLVSYGSLLWGAYTRPDKPLGPEYDLPSAPVRLAALREVAKQTGATVNQVVLAWLIDAEVPTIPLVGASSVAQLEESLGAVDLELTPEQRHRLDTAW